One segment of Vibrio agarivorans DNA contains the following:
- a CDS encoding tetratricopeptide repeat protein has translation MSFIGIAVGLAGVSLISMFLWMLSLSLRKKRMEQERIERDRQYRRTLARAKEQEHQERVMKAECGHIPTILYLAKESERRNTREALYWYEKAAELDNIMGMQGLIKISQLHTEDLVLKEKAKFWKKCAKALNGDLTAKYETGVALIYGQGITKDPDRGLEHVISAAELDYMDSILFLGQWYQSKDNPSPEPEKALFWNKAAAKLGDKRGMLSLGKNYLKGIGTEVDFLQGCYWLERAAEKGSPEAMCLAGEVWIDKKPSGNAIAYTWLFMAAHYGWQDARPLRDKVANNIGVDSVVGLQSLTKPLIRKISEGKVAKHSLIRAFNKLYKRKVPIPKKIPVVSEEAIVEGVTTDSNAPSGPVADTLSYEPEVQHSGQELNPQIATTSVEAQSVPAMDFSQTPMDSSFRQ, from the coding sequence ATGAGTTTTATTGGCATTGCAGTCGGGCTAGCGGGAGTATCGTTGATTTCGATGTTCCTTTGGATGTTATCTCTGTCCCTACGCAAAAAGAGAATGGAGCAAGAGAGGATTGAGCGGGATCGTCAGTATCGCCGTACACTTGCTCGTGCCAAAGAACAAGAGCATCAAGAACGTGTGATGAAAGCAGAGTGTGGGCATATTCCAACCATTCTCTACTTAGCGAAAGAGTCTGAGCGCCGTAACACGCGTGAAGCTTTGTATTGGTATGAGAAAGCTGCAGAGCTCGATAATATCATGGGCATGCAAGGGTTGATTAAAATTAGCCAGTTGCATACTGAAGATCTCGTTCTCAAAGAAAAGGCTAAGTTTTGGAAGAAGTGCGCCAAAGCACTTAATGGCGATCTCACCGCGAAGTATGAAACCGGTGTGGCGCTGATTTACGGGCAAGGTATTACGAAAGATCCCGACCGAGGTTTAGAACATGTAATTTCTGCCGCAGAGCTTGACTATATGGACTCAATCCTGTTTTTGGGTCAGTGGTATCAATCGAAAGATAACCCTTCACCAGAGCCGGAGAAAGCGCTGTTTTGGAACAAAGCAGCAGCGAAACTGGGCGATAAACGCGGCATGCTGAGCTTAGGGAAAAACTACCTAAAGGGCATAGGCACAGAGGTCGACTTTCTCCAAGGCTGTTACTGGTTAGAGCGAGCGGCTGAAAAAGGCAGCCCTGAAGCGATGTGCTTGGCGGGTGAAGTCTGGATAGATAAGAAGCCGAGTGGCAACGCAATTGCCTATACGTGGCTGTTTATGGCAGCGCATTACGGCTGGCAAGATGCGCGGCCTCTGCGTGATAAAGTCGCCAATAATATCGGGGTAGACTCTGTGGTGGGTTTACAGTCTTTAACTAAACCACTCATCCGCAAAATATCAGAAGGAAAGGTGGCTAAGCACAGCCTGATTAGAGCATTTAATAAGCTATATAAGCGTAAAGTTCCGATTCCTAAGAAAATCCCAGTAGTGAGTGAAGAGGCAATTGTCGAGGGTGTGACCACAGATAGCAATGCACCGTCAGGGCCAGTTGCTGATACCCTGTCGTATGAACCAGAAGTGCAGCACAGTGGTCAAGAACTCAATCCACAAATCGCCACGACATCGGTTGAAGCGCAAAGTGTGCCAGCGATGGATTTTAGCCAAACCCCAATGGATTCATCTTTTCGGCAGTAA
- a CDS encoding copper chaperone PCu(A)C gives MHALAKTLALFVLTSSFAQAHYSIEVQDAYARATPPSVTTSAVFATLHNHSDKEVVVMSASTERAGKVELHTVEMEGDVMKMRQVPNFTIAAQQQLHLKPGADHIMLFNLDSPLKEGEVLSVELSLKEGDTLQFDAPVKKVMQGMKHHHH, from the coding sequence ATGCACGCTCTTGCAAAAACACTGGCTCTATTTGTACTCACATCAAGCTTTGCTCAAGCTCACTACTCTATCGAGGTTCAAGATGCGTATGCGCGTGCAACACCACCTAGCGTCACCACCAGTGCGGTTTTCGCTACGCTGCACAATCACTCAGATAAAGAAGTTGTCGTCATGTCAGCTAGCACTGAGCGCGCAGGAAAAGTCGAGCTGCACACGGTCGAGATGGAAGGCGATGTGATGAAGATGCGTCAAGTGCCTAATTTTACCATCGCAGCTCAACAGCAGTTACACCTCAAACCTGGTGCAGACCACATCATGCTATTTAACCTCGACTCACCTCTAAAAGAGGGAGAAGTGCTCTCAGTTGAATTATCGCTAAAAGAGGGTGATACGCTTCAATTCGATGCTCCGGTGAAAAAGGTCATGCAAGGGATGAAACATCACCATCACTGA
- a CDS encoding SCO family protein, which yields MNKWIWLLPLAFLVGIGAQYGLQKTEPEGFTATLGTTDNPNTELFDPSDSRIRVIYFGFTRCPDVCPTSLAMLSGALNQLDESELQQIRPIFISLDPDRDDAALAHQYAQYFHPAIEGMSGSLETTKKLAQHYGVIFQKTELEGSELDYTLDHNSYFYFIDAQGNLMTKVPHALSPAPVLAAIKTITKS from the coding sequence ATGAACAAATGGATCTGGTTACTCCCTTTGGCATTTTTGGTTGGAATTGGCGCTCAATATGGCCTTCAAAAAACGGAACCAGAGGGGTTTACTGCCACTTTAGGTACCACAGACAACCCTAACACTGAACTGTTTGACCCAAGTGACTCACGGATTCGAGTCATCTATTTTGGTTTCACTCGCTGCCCAGATGTCTGCCCAACCTCCCTAGCAATGCTATCTGGCGCACTCAATCAGCTGGATGAATCTGAGCTGCAACAAATTCGTCCTATCTTCATCTCTCTCGACCCAGATCGTGATGATGCTGCGCTTGCACATCAATATGCGCAGTACTTTCACCCAGCGATTGAGGGCATGAGTGGTAGTCTAGAGACCACTAAGAAGCTCGCTCAACACTATGGCGTCATCTTTCAGAAAACAGAGCTTGAAGGGTCTGAGTTGGACTATACCCTCGACCATAATTCCTATTTTTACTTTATCGACGCACAAGGCAATCTGATGACGAAAGTGCCGCATGCACTCTCTCCAGCACCAGTGCTCGCAGCCATCAAAACAATAACGAAATCTTAA